One Pectinophora gossypiella unplaced genomic scaffold, ilPecGoss1.1 Pgos_143, whole genome shotgun sequence genomic region harbors:
- the LOC126380856 gene encoding uncharacterized protein LOC126380856, translating into MEERSQTRPEASEAAFLDALSDNSTPAPLPTTSTGRGPATQIEDIFGIQDVDSYLATLENLTARIIKAVNEGKSVTATNKRLITKTAEDIRGATRILPTLIRASTKTSAAGGNPITPELMTPTARDDFKKEIAACVREEVRKITKTLTKSQPSSPGARPSYSEIAGGMAKHARPAWTNADSNAPIPTPPRPITRPAIIVASTVPIKSRQEVLESLRRGADFKRTKYAPLKIQPVSNNKLRVEFQNVQERDDALERLQGSKEVSAEPAHTLRPMVIFKGIPGDIPEDHLVDIVKGQNEELQGLIREADDLKLRFKRKNRNSALYNAVFVAHPRVWRQIMDMGKVRIDHQRTHAEDFSPFRQCFKCLQFGHTRANCSADSSPCAYCADPTHQVEGCPIREKRGAPKCVNCSTHNNKFKATQNTQHRATSVNCPRLRAMKDRISNRIDYGSE; encoded by the coding sequence ATGGAGGAGCGAAGCCAAACTAGACCCGAAGCGTCAGAGGCAGCTTTTCTAGACGCTCTTTCGGACAACTCAACCCCCGCACCCCTCCCGACTACATCTACGGGTAGGGGGCCGGCCACTCAGATCGAGGACATATTCGGCATTCAGGATGTGGATTCATACCTGGCCACCCTGGAGAATTTGACTGCTCGCATCATCAAAGCAGTCAATGAGGGCAAGAGCGTCACTGCGACTAATAAGCGGCTTATCACCAAGACGGCCGAAGACATAAGGGGAGCTACCAGGATCCTTCCAACTCTCATCAGGGCCAGCACCAAAACCTCAGCTGCTGGCGGCAATCCCATCACACCGGAACTTATGACTCCTACAGCACGAGATGACTTCAAAAAGGAAATCGCTGCTTGTGTGCGAGAGGAAGTGAGGAAGATCACCAAAACACTCACTAAAAGTCAACCATCATCACCTGGTGCTCGCCCATCCTACAGTGAGATTGCCGGGGGCATGGCTAAACACGCGCGACCTGCATGGACCAACGCGGACTCTAACGCGCCCATCCCCACCCCCCCAAGACCCATCACGAGACCCGCAATCATCGTTGCATCGACGGTTCCTATCAAGTCCAGACAGGAGGTCCTCGAGTCGCTGCGACGAGGAGCCGACTTCAAGAGGACCAAGTATGCTCCGCTGAAGATTCAACCAGTCTCCAACAACAAGTTACGAGTGGAGTTCCAGAACGTACAAGAACGCGACGACGCCCTCGAACGTCTCCAGGGATCTAAAGAGGTAAGCGCGGAACCGGCACATACTCTTCGACCCATGGTTATTTTCAAGGGCATCCCCGGCGATATCCCGGAGGACCATCTGGTGGATATTGTTAAGGGCCAAAATGAGGAGTTACAGGGTCTTATTAGGGAGGCCGATGACCTAAAACTCAGATTTAAGCGAAAGAATCGCAACTCTGCCTTGTACAACGCTGTTTTTGTAGCTCATCCTAGAGTGTGGCGTCAGATTATGGACATGGGGAAGGTCAGAATAGATCACCAGCGCACCCACGCTGAAGACTTTTCGCCCTTCCGGCAGTGTTTTAAATGTCTACAATTCGGTCACACCCGTGCGAATTGCTCTGCTGACTCTTCCCCGTGCGCCTATTGCGCGGACCCCACCCATCAGGTGGAGGGCTGCCCCATTAGAGAAAAACGAGGTGCTCCCAAGTGTGTCAATTGCTCGACACATAACAACAAATTCAAAGCCACCCAGAACACACAGCACAGAGCTACTTCTGTCAACTGCCCCCGACTGCGAGCCATGAAGGACAGAATATCTAACCGCATTGATTAT